Proteins from a single region of Nerophis ophidion isolate RoL-2023_Sa linkage group LG08, RoL_Noph_v1.0, whole genome shotgun sequence:
- the LOC133558234 gene encoding tectonic-3-like isoform X1 yields MNYRQWCCIHLYVFFFLGSFAQTVTETGTTPTTTSNSTSLEPVGPTTPSPGVTDGENYTSSPTERIEAVSNSTGTAERPLTDKGLTFTPAGRSPAVIPVTCVCDLTPDFCDIGCCCDVVDCGIDNLTTIFSGCPQKAISGDCIEKWMMFHANVNLSSVTVTDSLFCVHSGDDTFKVSVSPPQSPALGDSYHFSPPKPTGVGHSRPFYRADDVIQTFFPMSSVRGLLRQPSPGATTAMCLNRNPARFLRSQSLSCTRMVTPQSCTEDSNLSALSYHSDLSLVKIPKPEKEQVSDFLIAVSPVSDWPVPSEQNNTCVKVAKKVDFVIAYTDRGELAEATVNVLLADVKMGQLLQQVHSVQFKLVTSSQSTRPQTPTVGLRVGAAVIGRFNGAAEPVTIMGVSPGGACSSRLSARSIILFAHNTITGCTLRSSSEDCSEMRSRIYDILRGTAIPDVMAMNSGSEPDWTRVLKQECLVNSEETCDSGCTLPYRLSVQVLWAHMGLLHLPQSYILGAKYLFQCRKFKCPLVSPVTLTTEVAFADMTVYPKLYEGFGSI; encoded by the exons ATGAATTATCGACAGTGGTgctgtatacatttatatgtgtttttctttttgggGAGTTTTGCACAAACCGTTACCGAAACGGGGACTACGCCGACCACCACTTCCAACTCAACAAGTCTGGAGCCTGTCGGCCCAACAACCCCTTCTCCGGGGGTCACTGATGGGGAGAACTACACTAGTTCCCCCACTGAGAGAATCGAGGCCGTATCAAACTCCACTGGAACCGCTGAAAGACCTCTAACAGACAAGGGCCTGACTTTCACTCCAGCTGGTCGATCACCGGCGGTAATCCCAG TAACATGCGTCTGTGATCTCACGCCTGATTTCTGTGATATCGGCTGCTGTTGTGACGTGGTGGACTGCGGCATTGATAACCTGACTACCATCTTCAGCGGCTGTCCACAGAAAGCCAT ATCTGGAGACTGCATTGAGAAATGGATGATGTTCCACGCCAATGTGAATTTATCGTCTGTCACTGTGACTGATTCTTTGTTTTGTGTCCATTCTGGAG ATGACACATTTAAGGTCTCTGTTTCTCCACCGCAGTCTCCAGCTTTAGGGGACTCTTATCATTTCTCACCCCCAAAACCAACAGGCGTCGGTCACAGCAGACCTTTTTATCGG GCCGATGACGTCATCCAGACGTTCTTCCCTATGTCATCTGTGCGAGGCCTCCTTCGGCAGCCGTCTCCGGGGGCGACCACCGCAATGTGTCTTAATCGCAACCCTGCAC GGTTTCTGAGGTCACAGTCTCTGTCTTGTACTCGCATGGTAACCCCTCAGTCTTGCACCGAAGACTCAAATCTCAGCGCTCTCTCCTACCACTCAGATCTGAGTCTTGTTAAA ATTCCAAAACCCGAGAAAGAGCAAGTGTCAGACTTTTTG atcgcAGTTTCCCCAGTTTCTGACTGGCCTGTACCAAGTGAGCAAAACAACACTTGTGTTAAAGTGGCAAAGAAG GTGGACTTTGTCATAGCGTACACAGACAGAGGAGAACTGGCAGAAGCGACCGTGAATGTACTTTTAGCTGATGTTAAAATGGGGCAGTTGCTACAACAGGTTCACTCAGTACAATTCAAG CTGGTGACTTCTAGCCAATCTACACGACCACAGACCCCCACAGTTGGACTACGGGTGGGAGCTGCGGTTATCGGTCGCTTTAATGGAGCAGCTGAACCT GTGACCATAATGGGGGTGTCTCCAGGCGGGGCGTGTTCCTCTCGCCTGAGCGCGCGGTCAATCATCCTCTTTGCACACAACACCATCACAGGCTGCACATTAag ATCTTCTTCTGAGGACTGCTCAGAGATGCGTTCCCGGATTTACGACATCTTGCGAGGAACAGCCATCCCTGATGTCATGGCCATGAACTCAGGCTCCGAGCCCGACTGGACGAGAGTCCTCAAGCAGGAGTGTCTTGTCAACTCGGAG GAAACATGTGATTCAGGCTGCACCCTTCCATACCGTCTCTCTGTGCAAGTGCTATGGGCTCACATGGGCCTCCTGCATCTTCCTCAAAGTTACATTCTGGGAGCTAAATATCTTTTCCAGTGTCGCAAGTTCAAG TGTCCTCTGGTGTCACCTGTCACGCTAACCACTGAGGTGGCATTTGCTGACATGACAGTTTACCCCAAACTCTACGAGGGCTTTGGGTCAATTTAA
- the LOC133558234 gene encoding tectonic-3-like isoform X2, translated as MIIPGAPWHYKSNSFAQTVTETGTTPTTTSNSTSLEPVGPTTPSPGVTDGENYTSSPTERIEAVSNSTGTAERPLTDKGLTFTPAGRSPAVIPVTCVCDLTPDFCDIGCCCDVVDCGIDNLTTIFSGCPQKAISGDCIEKWMMFHANVNLSSVTVTDSLFCVHSGDDTFKVSVSPPQSPALGDSYHFSPPKPTGVGHSRPFYRADDVIQTFFPMSSVRGLLRQPSPGATTAMCLNRNPARFLRSQSLSCTRMVTPQSCTEDSNLSALSYHSDLSLVKIPKPEKEQVSDFLIAVSPVSDWPVPSEQNNTCVKVAKKVDFVIAYTDRGELAEATVNVLLADVKMGQLLQQVHSVQFKLVTSSQSTRPQTPTVGLRVGAAVIGRFNGAAEPVTIMGVSPGGACSSRLSARSIILFAHNTITGCTLRSSSEDCSEMRSRIYDILRGTAIPDVMAMNSGSEPDWTRVLKQECLVNSEETCDSGCTLPYRLSVQVLWAHMGLLHLPQSYILGAKYLFQCRKFKCPLVSPVTLTTEVAFADMTVYPKLYEGFGSI; from the exons TTTTGCACAAACCGTTACCGAAACGGGGACTACGCCGACCACCACTTCCAACTCAACAAGTCTGGAGCCTGTCGGCCCAACAACCCCTTCTCCGGGGGTCACTGATGGGGAGAACTACACTAGTTCCCCCACTGAGAGAATCGAGGCCGTATCAAACTCCACTGGAACCGCTGAAAGACCTCTAACAGACAAGGGCCTGACTTTCACTCCAGCTGGTCGATCACCGGCGGTAATCCCAG TAACATGCGTCTGTGATCTCACGCCTGATTTCTGTGATATCGGCTGCTGTTGTGACGTGGTGGACTGCGGCATTGATAACCTGACTACCATCTTCAGCGGCTGTCCACAGAAAGCCAT ATCTGGAGACTGCATTGAGAAATGGATGATGTTCCACGCCAATGTGAATTTATCGTCTGTCACTGTGACTGATTCTTTGTTTTGTGTCCATTCTGGAG ATGACACATTTAAGGTCTCTGTTTCTCCACCGCAGTCTCCAGCTTTAGGGGACTCTTATCATTTCTCACCCCCAAAACCAACAGGCGTCGGTCACAGCAGACCTTTTTATCGG GCCGATGACGTCATCCAGACGTTCTTCCCTATGTCATCTGTGCGAGGCCTCCTTCGGCAGCCGTCTCCGGGGGCGACCACCGCAATGTGTCTTAATCGCAACCCTGCAC GGTTTCTGAGGTCACAGTCTCTGTCTTGTACTCGCATGGTAACCCCTCAGTCTTGCACCGAAGACTCAAATCTCAGCGCTCTCTCCTACCACTCAGATCTGAGTCTTGTTAAA ATTCCAAAACCCGAGAAAGAGCAAGTGTCAGACTTTTTG atcgcAGTTTCCCCAGTTTCTGACTGGCCTGTACCAAGTGAGCAAAACAACACTTGTGTTAAAGTGGCAAAGAAG GTGGACTTTGTCATAGCGTACACAGACAGAGGAGAACTGGCAGAAGCGACCGTGAATGTACTTTTAGCTGATGTTAAAATGGGGCAGTTGCTACAACAGGTTCACTCAGTACAATTCAAG CTGGTGACTTCTAGCCAATCTACACGACCACAGACCCCCACAGTTGGACTACGGGTGGGAGCTGCGGTTATCGGTCGCTTTAATGGAGCAGCTGAACCT GTGACCATAATGGGGGTGTCTCCAGGCGGGGCGTGTTCCTCTCGCCTGAGCGCGCGGTCAATCATCCTCTTTGCACACAACACCATCACAGGCTGCACATTAag ATCTTCTTCTGAGGACTGCTCAGAGATGCGTTCCCGGATTTACGACATCTTGCGAGGAACAGCCATCCCTGATGTCATGGCCATGAACTCAGGCTCCGAGCCCGACTGGACGAGAGTCCTCAAGCAGGAGTGTCTTGTCAACTCGGAG GAAACATGTGATTCAGGCTGCACCCTTCCATACCGTCTCTCTGTGCAAGTGCTATGGGCTCACATGGGCCTCCTGCATCTTCCTCAAAGTTACATTCTGGGAGCTAAATATCTTTTCCAGTGTCGCAAGTTCAAG TGTCCTCTGGTGTCACCTGTCACGCTAACCACTGAGGTGGCATTTGCTGACATGACAGTTTACCCCAAACTCTACGAGGGCTTTGGGTCAATTTAA
- the mto1 gene encoding protein MTO1 homolog, mitochondrial isoform X3, producing MSSKHASQLARQRYDVIVVGGGHAGTEAAAAASRVGAQTLLVTQKIQTIGALSCNPSLGGVGKGHLVKEVDALDGICGRAGDWAGIHFSILNRRKGPAVWGPRAQLDRQRYRQFIQSELLSTPGLTILEGSVEELLVTEPNPEEHGQHKVTGIRLAGGSLPISAGSVVLTTGTFLSGSLFMGQTNSPGGRIGDAPSSTGMSYTLRERLGLKLGRLRTGTPPRIVKSSVDFHEATLHPPDSQPSPFSFLNTHTHCKPEEQLPCFLTYTSPGVENMVRESVHLNCHIQQDTKGPRYCPSIESKVLRFPGRKHQVWLEPEGMTSDLIYPQGLSMTMPPDIQLRLIREIPALRRAEIQTPGYGVQYDFVCPTQLSPALQVKSTQGLFLAGQINGTTGYEEAAAQVGTFNVFFMHRCQDLAHCFMQGLWAGVNAARAALSMPTMALSRTNSYIGVLIDDLITRGVTEPYRMFTSRAEFRTSLRPDNADLRLTLKGFEEVGCVSSMRYKGTVRVRDSLQEALAALQDVSMSIINWRDKLPHVHISETKAGILTGSELLQYNDVSFETLAAAFPECLSAYREFAQRLKIEAVYRPHYMYQQKEMERIQKEESMSLPQDLDYFSLPVSLSQEVREILDRVRPTTLGAATRLQGITPAAIVNLFNYVRHSDRKLKRMQRS from the exons ATGTCGTCTAA GCATGCCAGCCAGCTTGCCAGACAGCGCTATGACGTCATTGTGGTGGGTGGAGGTCATGCAGGGACCGAGGCGGCAGCGGCCGCCTCCAGGGTGGGAGCGCAGACGCTGCTGGTCACACAGAAAATACAAACTATTG GTGCCTTGTCATGCAACCCGTCCTTGGGCGGAGTAGGCAAGGGTCACCTTGTGAAGGAAGTGGATGCTTTAGACGGGATTTGTGGTCGAGCAGGAGACTGGGCTGGCATCCATTTCTCCATCTTGAACCGGAGGAAAGGCCCTGCTGTGTGGGGGCCACGGGCTCAACTAGACCGCCAACGCTACCGCCAGTTtatacaa TCAGAGCTGCTATCCACTCCCGGACTGACGATTCTGGAGGGATCTGTAGAGGAGCTTCTTGTGACAGAACCAAACCCAGAAGAGCACGGACAGCACAAAGTCACCGGAATACGCTTGG CTGGTGGAAGCCTTCCAATCTCTGCTGGCTCTGTGGTTCTTACCACTGGTACGTTCCTCTCCGGTTCCCTCTTCATGGGTCAGACCAATTCCCCTGGAGGCCGGATTGGAGATGCCCCGTCCAGCACCGGGATGTCCTACACGCTGCGGGAACGGCTGGGGCTTAAGCTAGGTCGACTCAGGACGGGGACCCCTCCCAGAATTGTGAAGAGTTCTGTTGACTTCCATGAGGCTACGCTGCACCCCCCTGACAGTCAGCCTAGTCCCTTCAGCTTCCTGAATACACACACTCACTGCAAG CCTGAGGAGCAGCTGCCATGCTTTTTGACCTATACCAGTCCTGGTGTGGAAAACATGGTGAGGGAGAGTGTTCATCTCAACTGTCACATACAGCAAGACACCAAAGGCCCCAG GTACTGTCCCTCAATTGAGTCCAAAGTACTTCGCTTTCCGGGCCGCAAGCATCAGGTGTGGCTGGAGCCTGAAGGCATGACCTCTGACCTCATATACCCTCAGGGTCTGTCTATGACTATGCCCCCTGACATTCAACTCCGCCTCATCAGAGAGATCCCGGCCTTGCGCAGAGCCGAAATCCAGACACCTG GTTATGGTGTGCAGTATGACTTTGTGTGCCCGACTCAGCTGAGCCCTGCACTGCAGGTGAAAAGCACTCAGGGTCTCTTTCTCGCCGGGCAGATTAACGGGACCACAGGGTACGAGGAGGCTGCAGCACAGGTAGGTACATTCAACGTTTTTTTTATGCATAGGTGCCAAGACCTTGCTCACTGTTTTATGCAGGGCTTGTGGGCGGGGGTCAACGCTGCCCGTGCGGCTCTCTCCATGCCGACAATGGCGCTGTCTCGGACTAATAGCTACATTGGCGTTCTTATCGACGACCTGATAACGCGAGGTGTCACGGAACCATACAGGATGTTCACAAGTCGGGCTGAGTTTCGCACGTCTCTAAGGCCGGACAACGCAGACTTGCGCCTAACACTGAAAG GTTTTGAGGAGGTGGGATGTGTGTCATCCATGCGGTACAAGGGGACTGTGCGAGTGCGGGACAGCCTTCAGGAAGCTCTAGCAGCTCTCCAGGATGTCTCCATGTCCATCATCAACTGGAGAGACAAGCTTCCACATGTGCACATCAGTGAGACGAAGGCTGGCATTCTGAC TGGCTCAGAGCTGTTACAGTACAACGACGTGTCCTTTGAAACGTTAGCAGCCGCCTTCCCAGAATGCCTTTCAGCGTACAGGGAATTTGCACAAAGGCTGAAGATAGAAG CTGTGTACAGGCCCCACTATATGTACCAGCAAAAGGAAATGGAGAGAATTCAAAAGGAAGAGAGCATGTCTCTCCCACAGGACTTGGACTACTTCTCTCTGCCGGTGTCTCTCTCTCAGGAAGTCAGAGAGATTTTGGACAGAGTTCGGCCCACCACA TTGGGTGCTGCAACACGTTTGCAAGGAATAACTCCGGCTGCGATCGTCAACCTTTTCAACTATGTTCGACACTCGGACAGGAAGCTGAAAAGAATGCAGAGGAGCTAA
- the mto1 gene encoding protein MTO1 homolog, mitochondrial isoform X2, producing MSSNSAFSMLTNKFSSLESFLLLVSRHASQLARQRYDVIVVGGGHAGTEAAAAASRVGAQTLLVTQKIQTIGALSCNPSLGGVGKGHLVKEVDALDGICGRAGDWAGIHFSILNRRKGPAVWGPRAQLDRQRYRQFIQSELLSTPGLTILEGSVEELLVTEPNPEEHGQHKVTGIRLAGGSLPISAGSVVLTTGTFLSGSLFMGQTNSPGGRIGDAPSSTGMSYTLRERLGLKLGRLRTGTPPRIVKSSVDFHEATLHPPDSQPSPFSFLNTHTHCKPEEQLPCFLTYTSPGVENMVRESVHLNCHIQQDTKGPRYCPSIESKVLRFPGRKHQVWLEPEGMTSDLIYPQGLSMTMPPDIQLRLIREIPALRRAEIQTPGYGVQYDFVCPTQLSPALQVKSTQGLFLAGQINGTTGYEEAAAQGLWAGVNAARAALSMPTMALSRTNSYIGVLIDDLITRGVTEPYRMFTSRAEFRTSLRPDNADLRLTLKGFEEVGCVSSMRYKGTVRVRDSLQEALAALQDVSMSIINWRDKLPHVHISETKAGILTGSELLQYNDVSFETLAAAFPECLSAYREFAQRLKIEAVYRPHYMYQQKEMERIQKEESMSLPQDLDYFSLPVSLSQEVREILDRVRPTTLGAATRLQGITPAAIVNLFNYVRHSDRKLKRMQRS from the exons ATGTCGTCTAA TTCAGCATTCTCCATGTTGACTAATAAATTTTCATCATTGGAGAGTTTCCTGCTTCTGGTCTCCAGGCATGCCAGCCAGCTTGCCAGACAGCGCTATGACGTCATTGTGGTGGGTGGAGGTCATGCAGGGACCGAGGCGGCAGCGGCCGCCTCCAGGGTGGGAGCGCAGACGCTGCTGGTCACACAGAAAATACAAACTATTG GTGCCTTGTCATGCAACCCGTCCTTGGGCGGAGTAGGCAAGGGTCACCTTGTGAAGGAAGTGGATGCTTTAGACGGGATTTGTGGTCGAGCAGGAGACTGGGCTGGCATCCATTTCTCCATCTTGAACCGGAGGAAAGGCCCTGCTGTGTGGGGGCCACGGGCTCAACTAGACCGCCAACGCTACCGCCAGTTtatacaa TCAGAGCTGCTATCCACTCCCGGACTGACGATTCTGGAGGGATCTGTAGAGGAGCTTCTTGTGACAGAACCAAACCCAGAAGAGCACGGACAGCACAAAGTCACCGGAATACGCTTGG CTGGTGGAAGCCTTCCAATCTCTGCTGGCTCTGTGGTTCTTACCACTGGTACGTTCCTCTCCGGTTCCCTCTTCATGGGTCAGACCAATTCCCCTGGAGGCCGGATTGGAGATGCCCCGTCCAGCACCGGGATGTCCTACACGCTGCGGGAACGGCTGGGGCTTAAGCTAGGTCGACTCAGGACGGGGACCCCTCCCAGAATTGTGAAGAGTTCTGTTGACTTCCATGAGGCTACGCTGCACCCCCCTGACAGTCAGCCTAGTCCCTTCAGCTTCCTGAATACACACACTCACTGCAAG CCTGAGGAGCAGCTGCCATGCTTTTTGACCTATACCAGTCCTGGTGTGGAAAACATGGTGAGGGAGAGTGTTCATCTCAACTGTCACATACAGCAAGACACCAAAGGCCCCAG GTACTGTCCCTCAATTGAGTCCAAAGTACTTCGCTTTCCGGGCCGCAAGCATCAGGTGTGGCTGGAGCCTGAAGGCATGACCTCTGACCTCATATACCCTCAGGGTCTGTCTATGACTATGCCCCCTGACATTCAACTCCGCCTCATCAGAGAGATCCCGGCCTTGCGCAGAGCCGAAATCCAGACACCTG GTTATGGTGTGCAGTATGACTTTGTGTGCCCGACTCAGCTGAGCCCTGCACTGCAGGTGAAAAGCACTCAGGGTCTCTTTCTCGCCGGGCAGATTAACGGGACCACAGGGTACGAGGAGGCTGCAGCACAG GGCTTGTGGGCGGGGGTCAACGCTGCCCGTGCGGCTCTCTCCATGCCGACAATGGCGCTGTCTCGGACTAATAGCTACATTGGCGTTCTTATCGACGACCTGATAACGCGAGGTGTCACGGAACCATACAGGATGTTCACAAGTCGGGCTGAGTTTCGCACGTCTCTAAGGCCGGACAACGCAGACTTGCGCCTAACACTGAAAG GTTTTGAGGAGGTGGGATGTGTGTCATCCATGCGGTACAAGGGGACTGTGCGAGTGCGGGACAGCCTTCAGGAAGCTCTAGCAGCTCTCCAGGATGTCTCCATGTCCATCATCAACTGGAGAGACAAGCTTCCACATGTGCACATCAGTGAGACGAAGGCTGGCATTCTGAC TGGCTCAGAGCTGTTACAGTACAACGACGTGTCCTTTGAAACGTTAGCAGCCGCCTTCCCAGAATGCCTTTCAGCGTACAGGGAATTTGCACAAAGGCTGAAGATAGAAG CTGTGTACAGGCCCCACTATATGTACCAGCAAAAGGAAATGGAGAGAATTCAAAAGGAAGAGAGCATGTCTCTCCCACAGGACTTGGACTACTTCTCTCTGCCGGTGTCTCTCTCTCAGGAAGTCAGAGAGATTTTGGACAGAGTTCGGCCCACCACA TTGGGTGCTGCAACACGTTTGCAAGGAATAACTCCGGCTGCGATCGTCAACCTTTTCAACTATGTTCGACACTCGGACAGGAAGCTGAAAAGAATGCAGAGGAGCTAA
- the mto1 gene encoding protein MTO1 homolog, mitochondrial isoform X1 gives MSSNSAFSMLTNKFSSLESFLLLVSRHASQLARQRYDVIVVGGGHAGTEAAAAASRVGAQTLLVTQKIQTIGALSCNPSLGGVGKGHLVKEVDALDGICGRAGDWAGIHFSILNRRKGPAVWGPRAQLDRQRYRQFIQSELLSTPGLTILEGSVEELLVTEPNPEEHGQHKVTGIRLAGGSLPISAGSVVLTTGTFLSGSLFMGQTNSPGGRIGDAPSSTGMSYTLRERLGLKLGRLRTGTPPRIVKSSVDFHEATLHPPDSQPSPFSFLNTHTHCKPEEQLPCFLTYTSPGVENMVRESVHLNCHIQQDTKGPRYCPSIESKVLRFPGRKHQVWLEPEGMTSDLIYPQGLSMTMPPDIQLRLIREIPALRRAEIQTPGYGVQYDFVCPTQLSPALQVKSTQGLFLAGQINGTTGYEEAAAQVGTFNVFFMHRCQDLAHCFMQGLWAGVNAARAALSMPTMALSRTNSYIGVLIDDLITRGVTEPYRMFTSRAEFRTSLRPDNADLRLTLKGFEEVGCVSSMRYKGTVRVRDSLQEALAALQDVSMSIINWRDKLPHVHISETKAGILTGSELLQYNDVSFETLAAAFPECLSAYREFAQRLKIEAVYRPHYMYQQKEMERIQKEESMSLPQDLDYFSLPVSLSQEVREILDRVRPTTLGAATRLQGITPAAIVNLFNYVRHSDRKLKRMQRS, from the exons ATGTCGTCTAA TTCAGCATTCTCCATGTTGACTAATAAATTTTCATCATTGGAGAGTTTCCTGCTTCTGGTCTCCAGGCATGCCAGCCAGCTTGCCAGACAGCGCTATGACGTCATTGTGGTGGGTGGAGGTCATGCAGGGACCGAGGCGGCAGCGGCCGCCTCCAGGGTGGGAGCGCAGACGCTGCTGGTCACACAGAAAATACAAACTATTG GTGCCTTGTCATGCAACCCGTCCTTGGGCGGAGTAGGCAAGGGTCACCTTGTGAAGGAAGTGGATGCTTTAGACGGGATTTGTGGTCGAGCAGGAGACTGGGCTGGCATCCATTTCTCCATCTTGAACCGGAGGAAAGGCCCTGCTGTGTGGGGGCCACGGGCTCAACTAGACCGCCAACGCTACCGCCAGTTtatacaa TCAGAGCTGCTATCCACTCCCGGACTGACGATTCTGGAGGGATCTGTAGAGGAGCTTCTTGTGACAGAACCAAACCCAGAAGAGCACGGACAGCACAAAGTCACCGGAATACGCTTGG CTGGTGGAAGCCTTCCAATCTCTGCTGGCTCTGTGGTTCTTACCACTGGTACGTTCCTCTCCGGTTCCCTCTTCATGGGTCAGACCAATTCCCCTGGAGGCCGGATTGGAGATGCCCCGTCCAGCACCGGGATGTCCTACACGCTGCGGGAACGGCTGGGGCTTAAGCTAGGTCGACTCAGGACGGGGACCCCTCCCAGAATTGTGAAGAGTTCTGTTGACTTCCATGAGGCTACGCTGCACCCCCCTGACAGTCAGCCTAGTCCCTTCAGCTTCCTGAATACACACACTCACTGCAAG CCTGAGGAGCAGCTGCCATGCTTTTTGACCTATACCAGTCCTGGTGTGGAAAACATGGTGAGGGAGAGTGTTCATCTCAACTGTCACATACAGCAAGACACCAAAGGCCCCAG GTACTGTCCCTCAATTGAGTCCAAAGTACTTCGCTTTCCGGGCCGCAAGCATCAGGTGTGGCTGGAGCCTGAAGGCATGACCTCTGACCTCATATACCCTCAGGGTCTGTCTATGACTATGCCCCCTGACATTCAACTCCGCCTCATCAGAGAGATCCCGGCCTTGCGCAGAGCCGAAATCCAGACACCTG GTTATGGTGTGCAGTATGACTTTGTGTGCCCGACTCAGCTGAGCCCTGCACTGCAGGTGAAAAGCACTCAGGGTCTCTTTCTCGCCGGGCAGATTAACGGGACCACAGGGTACGAGGAGGCTGCAGCACAGGTAGGTACATTCAACGTTTTTTTTATGCATAGGTGCCAAGACCTTGCTCACTGTTTTATGCAGGGCTTGTGGGCGGGGGTCAACGCTGCCCGTGCGGCTCTCTCCATGCCGACAATGGCGCTGTCTCGGACTAATAGCTACATTGGCGTTCTTATCGACGACCTGATAACGCGAGGTGTCACGGAACCATACAGGATGTTCACAAGTCGGGCTGAGTTTCGCACGTCTCTAAGGCCGGACAACGCAGACTTGCGCCTAACACTGAAAG GTTTTGAGGAGGTGGGATGTGTGTCATCCATGCGGTACAAGGGGACTGTGCGAGTGCGGGACAGCCTTCAGGAAGCTCTAGCAGCTCTCCAGGATGTCTCCATGTCCATCATCAACTGGAGAGACAAGCTTCCACATGTGCACATCAGTGAGACGAAGGCTGGCATTCTGAC TGGCTCAGAGCTGTTACAGTACAACGACGTGTCCTTTGAAACGTTAGCAGCCGCCTTCCCAGAATGCCTTTCAGCGTACAGGGAATTTGCACAAAGGCTGAAGATAGAAG CTGTGTACAGGCCCCACTATATGTACCAGCAAAAGGAAATGGAGAGAATTCAAAAGGAAGAGAGCATGTCTCTCCCACAGGACTTGGACTACTTCTCTCTGCCGGTGTCTCTCTCTCAGGAAGTCAGAGAGATTTTGGACAGAGTTCGGCCCACCACA TTGGGTGCTGCAACACGTTTGCAAGGAATAACTCCGGCTGCGATCGTCAACCTTTTCAACTATGTTCGACACTCGGACAGGAAGCTGAAAAGAATGCAGAGGAGCTAA